The following coding sequences lie in one Flavobacteriales bacterium genomic window:
- a CDS encoding HAMP domain-containing histidine kinase: MNLNIKTKLTLQFTLIVSLILILFSVSVYYFSATYRVSEFYSRLENKAISTARLLVDVQEVDHDLLKIIDKNTNVSLYDEKVMIFDYKNKLIYNSSDENNLFVTEELLNQIRLENEVRLVYKNHEVLGLLYTDKFDRFVVIASALDIYGRNKLNNLKWVLILGFLLSIGIIVFLGKMFAARALKPMSEVVNQVEKITISSLNLRVDEGNGTDEISQLAITFNRMLEQLESAFGMQKSFVSNASHELRTPLTAITGQIEVTLMKARSQGEYKDILKSILDDIKNLNEISNGLLDLAKASSDISAITKQKVRIDELLWSARTELLNRKKEYKIAIQFITSIDDESLLTINGNEHLLKTAIFNLMDNACKYSADNSVSINLSVIDKLFTIEFIDNGIGIEPDELEKVFQPFYRAQNAKNISGSGLGLPLTKKIMEIHGGQLDIVSKINNGTTVKMIIPISN, encoded by the coding sequence ATGAATTTAAACATTAAAACCAAGTTAACCCTTCAGTTTACCTTAATAGTATCGCTAATTCTTATATTGTTTTCAGTTAGCGTCTATTATTTTTCTGCAACTTATCGAGTATCTGAGTTCTATTCACGACTTGAAAACAAAGCTATCAGCACAGCCAGACTTCTTGTAGATGTTCAAGAAGTTGATCATGATTTATTGAAAATTATTGATAAAAACACCAATGTTTCTTTGTATGATGAAAAGGTAATGATTTTTGATTACAAGAATAAATTAATCTACAACAGTTCTGATGAAAACAATTTATTTGTTACAGAAGAATTGCTTAATCAAATAAGACTTGAAAATGAAGTTCGATTAGTTTATAAAAACCATGAGGTTTTAGGTCTATTATACACTGATAAATTTGATAGGTTTGTTGTGATTGCTTCTGCTTTAGATATTTATGGTAGAAACAAACTAAACAACTTAAAATGGGTGCTTATTCTTGGTTTTTTATTGAGTATAGGTATTATAGTGTTTTTAGGTAAAATGTTTGCTGCAAGAGCATTAAAACCAATGTCGGAGGTTGTAAATCAAGTAGAAAAGATAACCATTTCTAGTTTAAATTTAAGGGTTGATGAAGGAAATGGGACAGATGAAATATCTCAATTAGCCATCACATTTAATCGAATGTTAGAACAATTAGAATCTGCTTTTGGTATGCAGAAAAGCTTTGTTTCTAACGCCTCACATGAATTAAGAACTCCTTTAACGGCTATAACAGGACAAATTGAGGTTACACTAATGAAAGCCAGAAGTCAGGGTGAGTATAAAGATATTCTTAAATCTATTTTAGATGATATAAAAAACTTAAATGAAATTTCTAATGGGTTGCTTGATTTAGCAAAAGCCAGTTCAGACATATCTGCAATTACTAAACAAAAAGTTCGGATTGATGAATTATTATGGTCTGCAAGAACGGAATTATTAAACAGAAAAAAAGAATATAAGATTGCTATTCAATTTATTACTTCAATAGATGATGAGAGCTTGCTTACCATTAATGGAAATGAGCACCTCCTCAAAACCGCCATTTTTAATTTAATGGACAATGCTTGTAAGTATTCGGCTGATAATTCTGTTAGTATTAATCTTTCTGTAATTGATAAGTTGTTTACTATAGAATTTATAGATAATGGTATTGGTATCGAACCTGACGAATTGGAGAAGGTTTTCCAACCATTTTATAGGGCTCAAAATGCCAAAAATATTTCTGGAAGTGGCTTAGGATTACCTTTAACTAAAAAAATAATGGAAATTCATGGTGGACAATTAGATATTGTCTCCAAAATCAATAATGGTACAACAGTTAAAATGATCATTCCAATTTCTAATTAA
- a CDS encoding DUF4268 domain-containing protein encodes MYTKEEKKNIKVEFWTNFGFYMKKHIRKHGNVHWTNYKTKIKDLYFRLEFNEKEAVFSIELQHPDSIRELFYEQFCELKTILEDTLNTKLIWEELYVNEFDKAISRIYIVLPNVNLFNKNDWQKVFVFFDSKMVKLHSFWIEYKEIFKNLES; translated from the coding sequence ATGTACACCAAGGAAGAGAAAAAAAACATAAAAGTAGAGTTCTGGACCAACTTTGGTTTTTACATGAAAAAACACATTAGAAAGCACGGTAATGTGCATTGGACGAACTACAAAACCAAAATAAAGGACTTGTATTTTCGGTTAGAATTTAATGAAAAAGAAGCCGTTTTTTCTATTGAACTTCAACACCCAGATAGTATTCGAGAACTTTTTTACGAGCAATTCTGCGAGCTCAAAACCATCTTAGAAGACACATTAAATACAAAACTCATTTGGGAAGAGTTGTATGTTAACGAATTTGACAAAGCCATTTCAAGAATTTACATTGTATTGCCAAATGTAAACTTGTTTAACAAAAATGATTGGCAAAAAGTGTTTGTGTTTTTTGATTCTAAAATGGTAAAGCTTCATTCTTTTTGGATAGAATACAAAGAGATTTTTAAAAACCTCGAAAGCTGA
- a CDS encoding DUF3078 domain-containing protein: MLKKILILLLLFSISNNVIKAQTTELEDDLKKQSKDSLDGWKTGGVFSLNITQVSLTNWAGGGQNSISVNGIMSLFANLKKGNSTWDNSLDLGYGIVKQGSDNVRKTDDKIDFMSKYGQKATKHWYYAGLVNFKSQFAAGYNYPDDSTEISNFLAPAYVLSAIGMDFKPNDNFTLFLAPLTMKTTIVNVQTLANAGAYGVEKAEYDNLGNILKKGKNIRSEYGGYLRGIFKKDIMENINFQTKLELFSNYAEEPTHIDVNWEVLIAMKVNKYISATISTQLIYDHDVDIAVDSNNDGIVDRVGPRTQFKEVLGIGLNYKF; encoded by the coding sequence ATGTTAAAAAAAATATTAATATTATTATTACTCTTTTCTATTTCAAATAATGTAATAAAGGCACAAACTACTGAACTAGAAGATGATTTAAAAAAACAAAGCAAAGATTCATTAGATGGTTGGAAAACTGGAGGTGTGTTTTCCTTGAATATTACTCAAGTAAGCTTAACCAACTGGGCAGGTGGTGGTCAAAATTCTATTTCTGTAAATGGAATAATGAGTTTGTTTGCCAACTTAAAAAAAGGAAATTCTACTTGGGATAATTCTTTAGATTTAGGATATGGAATAGTAAAACAAGGAAGTGATAACGTGAGAAAAACTGATGATAAAATAGATTTTATGTCTAAATATGGACAAAAAGCTACTAAACATTGGTATTATGCTGGCTTAGTAAACTTTAAATCTCAATTTGCTGCTGGTTATAATTATCCTGATGATTCGACTGAAATTTCAAATTTTTTAGCTCCAGCGTATGTTTTGAGTGCTATTGGTATGGATTTTAAACCTAATGATAATTTTACTTTGTTTTTAGCCCCATTAACTATGAAAACAACCATAGTAAATGTGCAAACATTAGCAAATGCTGGTGCATATGGAGTAGAAAAAGCTGAATATGATAATTTAGGTAACATTTTAAAGAAAGGTAAAAACATTCGGTCAGAATATGGTGGTTATTTAAGAGGTATATTTAAAAAAGACATCATGGAAAATATAAATTTCCAAACCAAATTAGAATTATTCTCTAATTATGCTGAAGAACCTACTCATATTGATGTTAACTGGGAAGTTTTAATAGCAATGAAAGTAAACAAATATATTTCTGCAACCATATCTACACAATTAATATATGACCATGATGTAGATATTGCGGTTGACTCAAATAATGATGGTATTGTTGATAGAGTTGGTCCAAGAACACAATTTAAAGAAGTTCTAGGAATTGGATTAAACTATAAATTTTAA
- the xth gene encoding exodeoxyribonuclease III, with product MKIISWNVNGIRAVAKKDFFEQIKRLNPDVLCLQETKAQDDQVKETLQELSGYHIYSNSATKKGYSGTAIITKIKPLNVFPDIGMAEHDDEGRVLTAEFDDFYLTVVYVPNSGSELKRLDYRQTWDADFLKFLKKLEEKKPVVVCGDLNVAHTPIDLANPKPNYNKSAGYMQEEIDGMTNFINAGLVDTFRHFYPTKERAYSWWSYRGGARERNVGWRIDYFLVSQSFIKNVKSAAILPEEEGSDHCPVSIEITIG from the coding sequence ATGAAAATCATTTCTTGGAACGTAAACGGCATTAGAGCTGTTGCAAAAAAAGACTTTTTTGAACAAATAAAACGCTTAAACCCAGATGTGCTTTGTCTGCAAGAAACCAAAGCGCAAGACGACCAAGTGAAAGAAACTTTACAAGAATTAAGTGGTTATCATATTTATTCCAATTCAGCAACTAAAAAAGGATATTCGGGTACTGCAATCATTACTAAAATTAAACCACTTAATGTGTTTCCTGATATTGGCATGGCAGAACACGATGATGAAGGACGAGTATTGACCGCCGAGTTTGATGATTTTTATTTAACCGTGGTGTATGTTCCCAACTCTGGTAGTGAGTTAAAACGATTGGATTACCGACAAACTTGGGATGCCGATTTTTTAAAGTTCTTAAAAAAATTAGAAGAGAAAAAACCAGTTGTGGTATGTGGTGATTTGAATGTAGCCCATACTCCTATTGATTTAGCTAATCCAAAACCTAACTACAACAAATCTGCTGGTTACATGCAAGAAGAAATTGATGGTATGACAAACTTTATTAATGCTGGTTTAGTAGATACGTTTAGACACTTTTACCCTACTAAAGAACGTGCTTACAGCTGGTGGAGTTACCGTGGTGGAGCAAGAGAGCGAAACGTAGGCTGGAGAATTGATTATTTTTTAGTGAGCCAATCGTTTATTAAAAATGTGAAATCGGCAGCTATTTTACCCGAAGAAGAGGGTTCTGACCACTGTCCTGTTAGTATAGAAATTACAATTGGATAA
- a CDS encoding aminotransferase class I/II-fold pyridoxal phosphate-dependent enzyme gives MSNFNPANNIQDLQFFGEFGGVNPSITDSSTYTFLQAGKMEEIFEKEIEGCYLYSRHWNPMNKFLSQALAQMEGTESASVTGSGMAAITNVILQICSAGDEIVSSRTIYGGTYAFFKNFLPKFGIKVRFVDSTDIEKVNAAITSKTKIIYCESISNPMLEVADMPMLAKLAKANNCKLVVDNTFSPLIFSPAKLGADVVVHSMTKFINGMSDCVAGAICGNKEFIDSLSDVNSGASMLLGPVLDSFRSASILKNLRTLPIRMKQHSANALHITKKLSGDGLKVTYPGLVKHPQHQLMQNTWNEGFGFGGLFVLDMQTKERANKLMELMQNNNVGYLAVSLGNYKTLFSAPGGSTSSEIPEQERLELGLTEGLVRISIGLDNDPERTYQTIKMCLAQL, from the coding sequence ATGAGCAATTTTAATCCAGCAAACAATATTCAAGATTTACAATTTTTTGGTGAATTTGGAGGAGTAAACCCTTCAATAACAGATTCTTCTACCTACACCTTTTTACAAGCAGGTAAAATGGAAGAAATTTTTGAGAAAGAAATTGAAGGTTGTTATCTGTATTCTCGTCATTGGAACCCCATGAACAAATTTTTGTCGCAAGCTCTCGCACAAATGGAAGGAACAGAAAGTGCTTCGGTAACAGGTTCAGGTATGGCAGCTATAACCAATGTTATTTTACAAATTTGTTCGGCTGGCGATGAAATTGTTTCGAGTAGAACCATTTATGGAGGAACGTATGCTTTCTTTAAAAATTTCTTACCAAAATTTGGTATTAAAGTAAGGTTTGTAGATTCAACTGATATTGAAAAAGTAAATGCAGCAATTACATCTAAAACTAAAATTATCTATTGCGAATCCATTAGTAACCCCATGTTGGAAGTAGCCGATATGCCAATGCTAGCAAAATTGGCAAAAGCCAACAATTGTAAGTTGGTGGTCGATAATACTTTTTCACCATTAATTTTTTCTCCAGCTAAATTGGGTGCCGATGTTGTAGTGCACAGTATGACCAAATTTATCAATGGAATGAGCGATTGTGTTGCTGGTGCTATTTGCGGAAACAAAGAGTTTATTGATTCGCTTTCGGATGTAAATTCGGGTGCTAGTATGCTTTTAGGACCTGTTTTAGATAGTTTTCGTTCGGCAAGTATTCTTAAAAACTTGAGAACTTTACCTATTAGAATGAAACAGCATAGTGCTAATGCTTTGCATATAACTAAAAAACTGAGTGGTGATGGTTTAAAAGTAACTTATCCTGGTTTGGTTAAACATCCGCAACATCAATTAATGCAAAACACATGGAACGAAGGTTTTGGTTTTGGAGGCTTGTTTGTGTTGGATATGCAAACAAAAGAAAGAGCCAACAAATTAATGGAATTGATGCAAAACAATAATGTTGGCTATTTAGCGGTAAGTTTAGGAAATTATAAAACCTTGTTTAGCGCACCAGGAGGAAGTACTTCATCAGAAATTCCTGAACAAGAACGTTTAGAACTTGGTTTAACCGAAGGTTTGGTTAGAATAAGTATTGGATTGGATAACGACCCCGAACGAACTTATCAAACTATAAAAATGTGTTTAGCACAATTATAA
- a CDS encoding NAD(P)/FAD-dependent oxidoreductase — MNKSFDVLIIGGGAAGVFAAINAAKNNPALKIAIVEKTMQLLSKVKVSGGGRCNVTHACFDPKELVKFYPRGNKELLSAFYQFQPTDTIAWFKERGVELKTEADGRMFPTTDSSQTIIDCFVGELSKYNIEIVYSTKVETIKIVDNGFELTTNRANFTSKKLLITTGGFNKIENYQFIADLGIEIEPPTPSLFTFNLPNNPIIELQGIATPAKVKLLGTKFEEQGPLLITHWGMSGPVILKLSAWASRHLAEKNYEFDFMVDWLMDKKDEALHEIFNQNKQQFGSKKVINQFDFGLPKKLALYLINKAGITDEEKWADVSKKQLNKLVEALIRDTYHSKGKTTFKSEFVSCGGVKLNEVNFKTLESKKVPGLYFAGEVLDIDALTGGFNFQAAWTGAWIVAQEVAR; from the coding sequence ATGAACAAAAGCTTTGATGTTTTAATAATTGGTGGTGGTGCTGCTGGTGTTTTTGCTGCAATTAATGCAGCTAAAAACAACCCTGCTTTAAAAATTGCTATTGTTGAAAAAACCATGCAATTGCTTTCGAAAGTAAAGGTTTCTGGTGGTGGTCGATGCAATGTAACTCATGCTTGTTTCGACCCAAAAGAGTTGGTAAAATTTTATCCTCGTGGAAACAAAGAATTGTTGAGTGCTTTTTATCAATTTCAGCCTACCGATACCATTGCATGGTTTAAAGAGCGAGGAGTTGAATTAAAAACAGAAGCGGATGGACGAATGTTTCCGACAACCGACAGTTCCCAAACCATTATTGATTGTTTTGTGGGAGAACTCAGTAAATACAACATTGAAATTGTTTATAGCACCAAAGTAGAAACCATTAAAATTGTTGATAATGGATTTGAGTTAACCACCAACAGAGCCAATTTCACTTCTAAAAAACTGCTTATTACTACTGGTGGATTTAACAAAATAGAAAACTATCAGTTTATCGCCGACCTAGGAATTGAAATTGAACCTCCTACTCCATCATTATTTACCTTTAACCTACCCAACAACCCCATTATTGAACTACAAGGTATTGCTACTCCTGCAAAAGTAAAATTGTTAGGAACCAAATTTGAAGAGCAAGGGCCACTGCTTATTACGCATTGGGGAATGAGCGGACCAGTAATTTTAAAGCTTTCGGCTTGGGCATCCAGACACTTGGCTGAAAAAAATTATGAGTTTGATTTTATGGTAGATTGGTTAATGGATAAGAAAGATGAGGCGTTGCACGAAATTTTTAATCAAAATAAACAGCAGTTTGGAAGCAAAAAAGTGATTAATCAGTTCGATTTTGGATTACCTAAGAAACTAGCCTTGTATTTAATTAATAAAGCTGGTATTACTGATGAAGAAAAATGGGCTGATGTTTCAAAAAAGCAACTGAATAAGTTGGTTGAAGCTTTAATTAGGGACACTTACCATTCTAAAGGTAAAACCACTTTTAAAAGTGAGTTTGTTAGCTGTGGTGGCGTAAAACTTAACGAAGTAAATTTTAAAACACTAGAAAGCAAAAAAGTACCTGGTTTGTATTTTGCTGGTGAAGTGCTGGATATTGACGCTTTAACTGGTGGTTTTAACTTTCAAGCTGCTTGGACGGGTGCATGGATTGTTGCTCAGGAGGTTGCAAGATAA
- a CDS encoding response regulator transcription factor, whose protein sequence is MIQKEINILVVEDEPKVASFIKLGLEENGFVVDIAYDGNIGKRMFDSKNYNLIILDVNMPLKNGVELCKEIRHKNIKVPILMLTALGTTEDKLTGFDAGADDYLIKPFEFRELLARIKSLLKRNSNIENGSNLITFLNLEMNLDTYEVKRDGIKIDLTQKEFALLEYLLRNKGRVLTRLDIAEKVWDISFDTGTNVIDVYVNFLRKKIDKDFSPKLIHTQTGIGYVLKEGKE, encoded by the coding sequence ATGATACAAAAAGAAATTAACATTCTAGTCGTTGAAGATGAACCAAAAGTAGCTTCTTTTATAAAGTTAGGATTAGAAGAAAATGGTTTTGTTGTTGATATTGCCTACGATGGCAATATTGGTAAAAGAATGTTTGATTCTAAAAATTACAATCTAATTATACTAGATGTGAACATGCCTTTAAAAAACGGAGTAGAACTCTGTAAAGAAATAAGACATAAAAACATTAAAGTGCCTATTTTAATGTTAACAGCTTTGGGTACAACTGAGGATAAATTAACTGGGTTTGATGCTGGAGCTGATGATTATTTGATTAAACCATTTGAATTTAGGGAACTGTTGGCAAGAATAAAATCATTACTAAAGCGTAATTCAAACATAGAAAATGGTAGTAATCTAATCACTTTTTTAAATCTAGAAATGAATTTAGATACTTATGAGGTAAAAAGAGATGGAATTAAAATTGATTTAACCCAGAAAGAATTTGCATTGTTAGAATACTTATTACGAAATAAAGGTAGAGTGTTAACTCGATTGGATATTGCTGAAAAAGTATGGGATATTTCGTTCGATACAGGAACAAATGTTATAGATGTTTACGTGAATTTTTTACGTAAAAAAATAGATAAAGATTTCTCTCCTAAACTTATTCATACTCAAACAGGTATTGGATATGTGTTAAAAGAAGGTAAAGAATGA
- a CDS encoding DEAD/DEAH box helicase, giving the protein MNTFNNLNLSKQLIRAIDDLGFKAPTPVQEEAFPVILSGKDVVGISQTGTGKTLAFVLPLLQELKFSKQIHPRILILVPTIELVTQTVEKIESYAKFVNVRVLGIHGGDNINTQKIQAAEGTDIVVATPGRLYDLSLNSSLQLKSIKKLVIDEVDIMLDLGFRFQLTNIFELLPERRQNIMFSATMTEEVDELINDFFIAPAKISIAVSGTPLNNISQQCYSVKNFFTKVNLLKHILSNEEEFTKVLVFVSSKKHADRVFELLSEEFGSSISVMHSNKTQNYRAKAVEQFDSGKSRILVATDVIARGLDLNEITHVINFDVPIYAENYMHRIGRTGRAEKKGNTILFYTEKEKPLKDAIETLMSYKIPETQFPKEVEITNQLLAEEEPKSKENHNKNLKLAEHGEGFHEKKEKNKKVNLGGSYRRTLAKKYKKPKTKGDKNYNKKKRRM; this is encoded by the coding sequence TTTCTCAGACTGGAACGGGTAAAACATTGGCGTTTGTATTACCACTGTTGCAAGAGTTGAAATTTTCAAAACAAATTCATCCTCGTATTTTAATTTTGGTGCCAACCATTGAATTGGTTACTCAAACGGTAGAGAAAATAGAAAGCTATGCGAAATTCGTAAATGTTCGAGTGTTGGGTATTCATGGTGGAGATAACATCAATACACAAAAAATACAAGCCGCAGAGGGGACTGATATTGTGGTTGCTACCCCTGGTCGATTGTACGATTTATCATTAAACAGTTCTCTACAACTAAAATCGATTAAAAAATTGGTAATTGATGAAGTAGATATTATGTTGGACTTGGGTTTTCGATTTCAATTGACCAATATTTTTGAGTTGTTGCCAGAGCGTCGTCAAAATATTATGTTTTCGGCAACCATGACTGAGGAAGTGGATGAACTAATCAACGATTTTTTTATTGCTCCAGCTAAAATTTCGATAGCTGTAAGCGGTACGCCGTTAAACAATATATCACAACAGTGCTATTCGGTAAAAAACTTCTTTACCAAGGTAAATTTATTGAAACACATTTTGAGTAACGAAGAGGAGTTTACCAAAGTGTTGGTGTTTGTGTCAAGTAAAAAACATGCCGATAGAGTTTTTGAACTTTTGAGCGAAGAGTTTGGTTCGAGCATAAGTGTAATGCACTCCAATAAAACGCAAAATTATAGAGCAAAAGCCGTTGAGCAATTTGATAGCGGAAAAAGTAGAATTTTAGTGGCTACCGATGTTATTGCACGTGGATTAGATTTAAATGAAATAACCCATGTAATTAATTTTGATGTGCCTATTTATGCCGAAAATTACATGCACCGAATTGGTAGAACAGGTAGAGCAGAGAAGAAAGGAAACACTATATTGTTTTACACCGAAAAAGAAAAACCGTTAAAGGATGCGATTGAAACCTTGATGTCGTATAAAATTCCTGAAACGCAATTTCCGAAAGAGGTAGAAATTACCAATCAACTATTGGCAGAAGAGGAACCAAAAAGCAAAGAAAACCACAATAAAAACCTAAAGTTAGCTGAGCATGGCGAAGGTTTTCATGAAAAGAAAGAGAAAAACAAAAAGGTAAATTTAGGCGGTTCGTACCGAAGAACATTGGCTAAAAAATACAAAAAGCCAAAAACCAAAGGTGATAAAAACTACAACAAAAAGAAACGAAGAATGTAA
- the mscL gene encoding large-conductance mechanosensitive channel protein MscL — MFKEFKDFISKGNVIDLAVGLIMATYFGSIVKSLVDDILMPPIGKLLGGVDFSQLKIVIQDEMTETSEGAGDAVAEVAIKYGAFINTVITFIIVAFAIFMVVKAYNKMKEKAIKKEEVAPAAPPAPTKEEILLTEIRDLLKK; from the coding sequence ATGTTTAAAGAATTTAAAGACTTTATAAGTAAAGGAAATGTTATAGATTTGGCTGTAGGTTTAATTATGGCTACCTATTTTGGTTCAATTGTAAAATCACTAGTTGATGATATTTTAATGCCACCTATCGGAAAGCTACTTGGTGGAGTTGATTTTTCTCAATTAAAAATTGTAATACAAGATGAAATGACAGAAACTTCTGAAGGTGCAGGTGATGCTGTGGCAGAAGTTGCAATAAAATACGGTGCTTTTATAAATACTGTTATTACTTTTATTATTGTTGCTTTTGCCATATTTATGGTAGTAAAAGCATACAATAAAATGAAAGAAAAAGCAATTAAGAAAGAGGAAGTAGCTCCAGCAGCTCCTCCCGCACCAACAAAAGAAGAAATTCTTTTAACTGAAATTAGAGATTTATTAAAAAAATAA